One genomic window of Panicum hallii strain FIL2 chromosome 6, PHallii_v3.1, whole genome shotgun sequence includes the following:
- the LOC112896791 gene encoding protein MKS1-like yields MEQYSSSSATTSSSSPSPSSQRGAGARELQGPRPAPLRVRTDSHKIRKPPPLPTQQQQVREPVIIYAVSPKVVHADPSEFRSVVQRLTGARRTHTEASSSSSVVPAAPHQISRQMPFFGVGHHAPSSSSELMMLPPPPPHFPFQLQEETAGGAHEMTTTQPALSPAARLAAIEQASSGLLPPFPSILSPGPLPAIQPSFFSPPAGAGNNSLGINLFGELISPAAAFLGAASGSISTVAGAIGQNPSLLQREASPSAAGAYYYWGDLFNNQQYHHQNQ; encoded by the coding sequence ATGGAGCAGTATTCCTCCTCCAGCGCGACcacgtcctcctcctcgccgtcgccgtcctcgcagcgcggcgccggcgccaggGAGCTGCAGGgcccgcgcccggcgccgctCAGGGTCCGCACGGACTCCCACAAGatcaggaagccgccgccgctgccgacgcagcagcagcaggtgcgGGAGCCGGTCATCATCTACGCGGTGTCGCCCAAGGTCGTGCACGCCGACCCCAGCGAGTTCAGGTCCGTCGTGCAGCGCCTCACCGGGGCGCGCCGCACCCACACGgaggcgtcctcctcctcctccgtcgTCCCGGCGGCGCCGCATCAGATTAGCCGTCAGATGCCGTTCTTCGGCGTCGGCCACCACGCCCCGTCGTCGTCCTCTGAACTGATGatgctcccgccgccgccgccgcacttcCCGTTCCAGCTGCAGGAGGAAACAGCAGGCGGGGCGCACGAGATGACGACGACCCAGCCAGCGCTCTCGCCCGCGGCACGCCTCGCCGCCATTGAGCAGGCCAGCTCCGGCCTGCTGCCGCCATTTCCGAGCATCCTGTCGCCAGGGCCGCTCCCGGCGATCCAGCCGAGCTtcttctccccgccggccggagCCGGTAATAACTCGTTGGGCATCAATCTGTTCGGCGAGCTGATCAGCCCGGCGGCGGCATTTCTTGGTGCAGCCAGCGGCAGCATCAGCACCGTCGCCGGTGCAATCGGTCAAAATCCAAGTTTATTACAACGAGAAGCGTCGCCGTCGGCTGCTGGTGCCTACTACTATTGGGGGGATCTCTTCAACAACCAGCAGTATCACCACCAGAACCAGTAG